A portion of the Juglans microcarpa x Juglans regia isolate MS1-56 chromosome 1D, Jm3101_v1.0, whole genome shotgun sequence genome contains these proteins:
- the LOC121244254 gene encoding uncharacterized protein LOC121244254, with amino-acid sequence MECVRADFILDWDLANHRQTVWKQLHKLFNAFHHKLHKKYLSYGSHEEALAGRTELVSNLVWVKLCGRWGSEAFKKMSKQNKENRNKLKTNYTAGKKSFVRVMKKRSTTANLVEFYKEVRWYRSKDKFVTSTTEELYKQMVDKMEGMEPEQRTDEAAASVFREVLGHRPGYARGLGEMVIPTSTRQQVREREKRPAEEEEIYKKDPEYYKTQFEKLRGDVRVLLQRQHEYEKTLYSLMSGMSQGESQRETQGAA; translated from the exons ATGGAATGTGTTCGG GCTGACTTCATTTTGGATTGGGATTTGGCCAATCATAGACAGACGGTGTGGAAACAGTTGCATAAGTTATTCAACGCTTTCCACCATAAGCTGCACAAGAAATATTTGTCATATGGTAGCCATGAGGAAGCATTGGCTGGCAGGACTGAATTGGTATCTAATTTAGTTTGGGTGAAGTTATGTGGTAGATGGGGAAGTGAGGCATTCAAG AAAAtgtcaaagcaaaacaaagagaACCGCAACaagctgaaaaccaattacaCCGCCGGAAAGAAGTCATTTGTGAGAGTTATGAAGAAG CGTTCGACTACAGCAAACTTGGTTGAGTTTTACAAGGAAGTCCGTTGGTATAGGAGTAAAGACAAATTCGTGACATCCACGACAGAAGAGctttat AAGCAAATGGTTGACAAGATGGAAGGTATGGAACCTGAGCAACGTACTGACGAGGCAGCAGCTTCTGTATTTAGGGAGGTACTAGGCCATAGACCAGGGTATGCTAGAGGTCTAGGCGAGATGGTAATACCCACATCTACACGACAACAAGTTCGTGAACGGGAGAAACGTCCTGCTGAAGAAgaggaaatatataaaaaggatCCTGAGTATTACAAGACTCAGTTTGAGAAGTTAAGGGGAGATGTTAGAGTACTATTACAGAGGCAACATGAGTATGAGAAGACATTGTACAGCCTAATGTCAGGAATGTCACAAGGAGAGTCTCAGAGAGAGACTCAGGGAGCTGCTTAG